Proteins from a single region of Dyadobacter fanqingshengii:
- the kdpB gene encoding potassium-transporting ATPase subunit KdpB, with product MKTQNASLFQKDLVNEALKQSFIKLNPKVLFRNPVMFTVEIGTAIMFAVCIWILSGNTTQGSFAYNFVIFLILLLTLLFANFAEAIAEARGKAQADSLRKTREETPAKLVVENRPGFAVATESIMSAQMKKGDIFICEAGDNIPTDGEIIEGLATIDESAITGESAPVIREAGGDKSSVTGGTKVLSDKIKVMVTTAPGESFLDKMIALVEGASRQKTPNEIALTILLAGFTLVFVIVCVTLKPFADFSNTPITIAAFISLFVCLIPTTIGGLLSAIGIAGMDRALRANVITKSGKAVETAGDIDVLLLDKTGTITIGNRKATRFHTANGVPENHFVKSAVLSSISDETPEGKSILELANATPTTYQIRDPKFIKFTAETRSSGVDFDDTRIRKGAFDSIKNMVLQAGNQFPAEIREKVELISSNGGTPLVVSENERVLGVIELQDIIKPGISERFERLRKMGVKTVMVTGDNPLTAKFIAEKAGVDDFIAEAKPEDKMNYIKKEQEGGKLVAMMGDGTNDAPALAQADVGVAMNSGTQAAKEAGNMVDLDNDPTKLIEIVEIGKQLLMTRGTLTTFSIANDVAKYFAIIPALFIASIPALKGLNIMDLNSPESAILSAVIFNAIIIPFLIPLALKGVAYKPIGASALLRRNLFIYGLGGILIPFAGIKVIDMVVSIWI from the coding sequence ATGAAAACTCAAAATGCATCCTTGTTCCAAAAGGATCTGGTGAACGAAGCTTTAAAGCAGTCTTTTATCAAACTCAATCCCAAAGTCCTGTTCCGTAACCCGGTTATGTTCACGGTGGAGATAGGCACAGCGATTATGTTTGCGGTCTGTATCTGGATCTTATCCGGAAACACCACGCAGGGTAGTTTCGCTTACAATTTTGTGATCTTTCTCATCCTCCTGCTCACATTGCTTTTTGCCAATTTCGCCGAAGCCATTGCCGAGGCCCGGGGAAAAGCGCAGGCCGACAGCTTGCGGAAGACGCGTGAAGAAACGCCTGCCAAACTGGTTGTCGAAAACAGGCCGGGCTTTGCCGTAGCGACCGAAAGCATAATGTCCGCGCAGATGAAAAAGGGAGACATTTTCATTTGTGAAGCCGGGGATAATATTCCTACCGACGGCGAGATCATCGAAGGTTTGGCGACCATTGATGAAAGTGCGATCACGGGCGAGTCGGCCCCGGTGATACGGGAAGCAGGCGGCGATAAAAGCAGCGTGACCGGCGGCACGAAAGTGCTGTCGGATAAGATCAAAGTAATGGTCACCACGGCTCCCGGGGAAAGTTTTCTGGATAAAATGATCGCACTCGTGGAAGGTGCGAGCCGCCAGAAAACACCAAACGAGATTGCATTAACCATCCTTTTGGCCGGGTTTACCCTTGTGTTCGTGATTGTTTGCGTGACATTGAAACCTTTTGCAGATTTTTCCAATACGCCCATCACCATTGCCGCATTTATTTCCCTATTCGTGTGCCTCATCCCGACCACGATCGGCGGTTTGCTTTCCGCCATTGGCATTGCTGGTATGGACCGTGCGCTGCGCGCGAATGTGATCACCAAATCGGGTAAGGCCGTGGAAACGGCGGGCGACATTGATGTGCTGCTGCTCGACAAAACCGGGACCATTACGATTGGTAACCGGAAGGCGACCCGCTTTCACACGGCCAACGGCGTACCGGAAAATCATTTCGTAAAAAGTGCTGTGCTAAGCTCCATTTCGGATGAAACCCCCGAAGGAAAATCCATCCTGGAACTGGCCAATGCCACGCCAACAACCTACCAGATCAGGGATCCGAAGTTTATCAAATTTACAGCTGAGACCCGCAGTTCAGGGGTTGATTTTGATGATACGCGCATTCGTAAAGGGGCTTTTGATTCTATCAAAAATATGGTCCTGCAAGCGGGCAATCAGTTTCCGGCGGAGATCCGGGAAAAGGTGGAATTGATTTCCAGCAATGGAGGCACGCCGCTGGTTGTTTCAGAAAATGAAAGGGTTTTGGGTGTGATTGAATTACAGGACATTATCAAACCGGGCATTAGCGAACGTTTTGAAAGGCTGCGCAAAATGGGCGTTAAGACGGTGATGGTAACGGGCGACAACCCCTTAACGGCCAAATTTATAGCTGAAAAAGCAGGTGTGGACGACTTTATCGCCGAGGCTAAGCCGGAGGATAAGATGAACTACATCAAGAAGGAACAGGAAGGCGGTAAACTGGTAGCCATGATGGGCGACGGCACAAACGACGCTCCTGCGCTGGCCCAAGCCGATGTCGGCGTGGCCATGAACAGCGGAACGCAGGCTGCAAAAGAAGCCGGTAACATGGTGGACCTCGATAATGATCCCACCAAACTGATCGAGATCGTGGAGATCGGAAAGCAGCTTTTAATGACGCGCGGCACATTAACCACCTTTTCGATTGCCAATGACGTCGCTAAATATTTCGCCATTATTCCGGCCCTCTTCATTGCCAGCATACCGGCACTCAAAGGTCTGAACATTATGGACTTGAACAGTCCCGAAAGTGCAATCCTGTCTGCCGTGATTTTCAATGCCATCATTATCCCTTTCCTCATCCCGCTCGCATTGAAAGGCGTTGCCTACAAGCCTATCGGGGCAAGTGCGCTGCTCAGAAGGAACCTGTTCATCTACGGACTGGGCGGCATACTCATCCCGTTTGCAGGCATTAAGGTGATTGATATGGTGGTGAGCATCTGGATTTAG
- a CDS encoding K(+)-transporting ATPase subunit C produces MKTNIFPAIKLTLITLIFFGALYPAIVWGIAQLAPNHGHGEVVKANGKRYYANIGQAFTEDRFFNSRPSAVAYNAAGSGGSNKGPSNKEYLGIVQARIDTFLIHNPGIDKKDIPVELVTASGSGLDPDISPKAALVQVKRIAAARNTTEDKIRQIVNSNTEKPLLGMFGPEKVNVLNLNIALEKL; encoded by the coding sequence ATGAAAACGAACATATTTCCCGCTATTAAATTAACATTGATCACACTGATTTTTTTCGGTGCTCTCTATCCTGCAATCGTTTGGGGCATTGCGCAACTTGCTCCTAATCATGGACATGGTGAAGTGGTGAAAGCCAACGGCAAGCGCTATTACGCAAATATTGGTCAAGCATTTACCGAAGACCGGTTTTTCAACAGCCGCCCTTCCGCGGTAGCCTATAATGCGGCCGGCAGCGGGGGCAGTAACAAAGGCCCTTCCAACAAGGAATATCTGGGCATTGTGCAGGCGCGGATCGATACTTTTTTAATCCATAACCCCGGAATTGACAAAAAAGACATTCCTGTGGAGCTGGTAACCGCCAGCGGCAGCGGTCTTGATCCCGACATTTCGCCCAAAGCCGCGCTGGTGCAGGTCAAAAGGATTGCTGCCGCACGCAACACAACAGAAGATAAAATCAGACAAATCGTGAATTCAAATACGGAGAAACCATTGCTGGGTATGTTCGGGCCTGAGAAAGTGAATGTGCTGAACCTGAACATTGCTTTGGAAAAACTATAA
- a CDS encoding porin, producing the protein MKRLLLAALGLMIFKPVMAQDSTETKNPLTISGYAEAYYNYDFNRPVNNTAPGFIYNFNRVGEVNLNLGFIKANYTTDRVRGNLALATGTYMNANYAAEPGVLKNVFEANVGVKISKNNNLWIDAGIMPSHIGFESAIGKDNWAMTRSLVAENTPYFESGVKLGFTTKDEKLYVSAMYLNGWQRIQRVDGNTTPAFGTQVTYKPATTITLNYSTFIGNDKPDSLRLMRYYHNFYGVFQVSEKFGVTAGFDYGTEQKAKGSSDYNNWFVPVLIARYSPSARVNMAARGEYFQDKNGVIISTGTTNGFQTFGLSVNVDYAIFPGVLWRVEARNLNSKDRIFLERTSAGTSEQTFRKDNLFLTTSLSIAF; encoded by the coding sequence ATGAAAAGATTATTATTGGCTGCATTGGGTTTGATGATTTTCAAACCGGTTATGGCCCAGGATTCTACCGAAACCAAAAATCCGCTAACGATCAGCGGTTACGCAGAAGCTTATTACAATTATGATTTCAACAGGCCGGTGAACAATACAGCGCCTGGTTTTATTTACAACTTCAACAGGGTCGGGGAGGTGAATTTGAACCTGGGTTTTATCAAGGCAAACTATACCACGGATCGTGTACGAGGAAACCTGGCGCTGGCCACCGGGACCTATATGAATGCCAACTATGCGGCCGAGCCGGGCGTCTTAAAAAATGTTTTTGAAGCAAATGTGGGTGTTAAAATCTCAAAAAATAACAACCTGTGGATCGATGCCGGCATTATGCCTTCGCACATTGGTTTTGAAAGTGCCATAGGGAAAGACAACTGGGCGATGACGAGGAGCCTGGTTGCTGAAAACACGCCATATTTTGAATCCGGTGTGAAATTGGGTTTTACCACGAAAGACGAAAAGCTGTATGTATCGGCCATGTATTTAAATGGCTGGCAGCGAATCCAGAGAGTCGACGGTAACACCACCCCGGCCTTTGGCACCCAGGTAACATACAAACCTGCAACGACAATCACATTGAATTACAGCACTTTCATAGGGAACGATAAGCCCGACAGCTTGCGGTTAATGCGTTATTATCATAATTTTTACGGCGTTTTCCAGGTCAGCGAAAAATTCGGTGTAACTGCTGGTTTTGATTATGGAACCGAGCAAAAAGCGAAAGGCAGCAGCGATTATAACAACTGGTTTGTGCCCGTGCTAATCGCCCGATATTCACCTTCGGCCCGGGTTAACATGGCAGCGAGGGGAGAGTATTTTCAAGACAAAAACGGGGTTATTATCTCAACGGGCACCACGAACGGATTTCAGACCTTCGGCCTTTCGGTCAATGTGGACTATGCCATTTTCCCGGGCGTGCTCTGGCGTGTAGAAGCCAGGAATTTGAACAGTAAGGACCGCATTTTTCTGGAAAGAACGAGTGCCGGGACATCAGAACAGACATTCAGAAAAGACAATCTATTCCTCACCACATCCCTATCCATTGCGTTCTGA
- a CDS encoding universal stress protein, translated as MSETSPNAQHFLDLIKRSRRGKFKIYIGMSAGVGKTFRMLQEAHALLRNGIDVKIGYIETHNRKETHDLLDGLPVIPRRKLFYKGKELDELDVQAVISLRPEVVIVDELAHTNIEGSKNDKRWQDVLEILDAGINVISAVNIQHIESLNEEVKGITGVEVRERIPDSVLGAADEVVNIDLTADELITRLKEGKIYKPEKIQTALSNFFKADHILQLRELALKEVASQVERKVESEIPKMVASRREKFLACISSNENTARHVIRKTARLASYYNSKWFVLYVQTPRESQDKIALDKQRHLINNFKLATEMGGEIVRVQRANISEAIIEVAEQREITTICVGKPHITLLKVILATNLFNNLLKKLSSSDIDLVILS; from the coding sequence ATGTCCGAAACCAGCCCTAATGCACAACATTTTCTTGATCTGATCAAAAGGTCGAGGCGCGGAAAGTTCAAGATCTACATTGGCATGAGCGCCGGCGTGGGCAAAACTTTCCGTATGTTGCAGGAGGCGCACGCGCTTCTTCGCAATGGTATCGATGTAAAAATTGGCTATATAGAAACCCACAACCGAAAAGAAACACACGATTTACTGGATGGCCTGCCCGTCATTCCCAGGCGAAAACTGTTTTACAAAGGAAAAGAACTCGACGAGCTGGACGTGCAGGCGGTGATAAGCCTGCGCCCGGAAGTGGTGATTGTGGACGAGCTGGCCCATACCAACATTGAAGGCAGCAAAAACGACAAGCGCTGGCAGGATGTGCTGGAAATTCTGGACGCCGGCATCAATGTTATCAGCGCTGTGAACATTCAGCATATCGAAAGCCTGAACGAGGAAGTGAAAGGCATTACCGGCGTGGAAGTGAGGGAACGAATCCCCGACAGCGTGTTGGGCGCGGCAGATGAAGTGGTTAACATTGACCTTACTGCCGATGAGCTGATCACGCGGTTAAAGGAAGGTAAAATTTATAAACCGGAAAAAATACAGACCGCGCTCAGCAACTTTTTCAAAGCAGACCACATCCTGCAATTAAGGGAACTGGCATTGAAAGAAGTGGCGAGCCAGGTGGAACGGAAGGTCGAATCGGAAATACCGAAAATGGTGGCTTCGCGGCGTGAGAAATTTCTGGCATGCATCAGCAGCAACGAAAATACCGCGCGGCACGTGATCCGAAAAACGGCCAGACTGGCGAGTTACTACAATAGTAAATGGTTTGTTTTATATGTGCAGACGCCCAGGGAAAGCCAGGACAAGATCGCCTTGGATAAGCAAAGGCATTTGATCAACAATTTTAAACTGGCTACGGAAATGGGGGGCGAGATCGTCCGCGTACAGCGTGCCAACATTTCCGAGGCGATCATTGAAGTGGCCGAGCAACGGGAGATCACAACAATATGTGTGGGTAAGCCGCATATTACGCTCTTGAAAGTTATTTTGGCCACAAATCTTTTTAACAATCTTTTGAAAAAGCTTTCGTCTTCCGACATTGATCTGGTAATCTTATCCTGA
- a CDS encoding ATP-binding protein, whose protein sequence is MKIKSKLRLGLGTLFFLILALGLIAAKHVYTLKDDTENILADNYQTLDYVQHMLLALDEVKTNPEAWKAFDQNLEKQQRNVTEIGEAEATQKVQDHYDLLKASPQSDTLPVVVRRDLAALAKINMQAIQKKSDIAVGSVRSAIGGIVLTATLCFLIALTLLINLPSNIGNPIRELTESIKEIAAKNYSQRLHFSGKDEFGQLASSFNTMAEKLEEYDNSNLSQILMEKKRTEALINNMHEPVIGLDENKHILFANHEAVKITGMLMSDMLGRSAVDLAVHNDLIRVLIQEKQESNGLTTQASTPSLKIYADDKESYFEKEIVDITIIPTGERQKKFIGQVIILKNITPFKELDFAKTNFIATVSHELKTPISSIKMSLQILENEQTGALNEEQKQLMESIKDDSNRLLKITGELLNMSQVETGNIQLSIQPSSPYAIVRYALDAVKIPLEQKEIELVVQTDENLPDVKADMEKTAWVLINFLTNAIRYSQQEGRLQLELKNGPNGIKFSVRDEGKGIDSRYRNKIFDRYFQIPGSSKTGTGLGLAISKEFIEAQGGVIGVASEIGMGSTFYFELAKA, encoded by the coding sequence ATGAAAATAAAAAGCAAACTGAGACTGGGGTTAGGAACCCTCTTTTTTCTGATCCTGGCCCTGGGCCTGATCGCAGCCAAGCATGTTTACACCCTCAAAGATGATACGGAAAATATATTGGCTGATAACTATCAAACTCTTGATTATGTGCAGCATATGCTGCTTGCGCTGGACGAGGTGAAGACCAATCCCGAAGCCTGGAAAGCATTTGACCAGAATCTGGAAAAGCAGCAACGCAATGTGACAGAAATAGGGGAAGCCGAGGCCACGCAGAAAGTTCAGGATCATTATGATCTTTTAAAGGCCAGTCCGCAGAGCGACACATTGCCGGTTGTGGTCCGAAGGGATTTGGCAGCATTGGCTAAAATCAACATGCAGGCCATTCAAAAGAAGAGCGATATCGCTGTGGGCTCGGTCCGTTCCGCCATTGGCGGGATAGTCCTCACGGCCACATTGTGTTTTTTAATTGCCCTCACGCTGCTGATTAACCTTCCGTCCAACATTGGCAATCCCATCCGTGAGCTTACGGAGAGCATCAAAGAAATTGCCGCGAAGAATTATTCGCAGCGGCTGCATTTTTCAGGAAAAGATGAGTTCGGTCAATTAGCCAGTTCATTCAACACCATGGCCGAAAAACTGGAAGAGTATGACAACAGCAACCTTTCGCAGATCCTGATGGAGAAAAAAAGGACCGAAGCGTTGATCAATAACATGCACGAGCCGGTCATCGGGCTGGATGAGAACAAGCACATTCTTTTTGCAAATCATGAGGCAGTGAAGATCACGGGCATGTTAATGAGCGACATGCTGGGGAGATCGGCCGTGGATCTGGCCGTTCACAATGATCTGATCCGCGTGCTGATCCAGGAAAAGCAGGAATCCAATGGGCTCACCACCCAGGCTTCGACGCCTTCGCTTAAAATTTATGCAGACGATAAGGAAAGCTATTTCGAAAAGGAAATTGTCGACATTACGATTATCCCGACCGGCGAACGGCAGAAGAAATTTATAGGGCAAGTGATTATTTTAAAGAACATTACACCATTTAAAGAACTGGATTTTGCCAAAACCAACTTTATCGCCACGGTTTCCCACGAGCTGAAAACGCCTATCTCGTCCATTAAAATGAGTTTGCAAATCCTGGAAAACGAGCAGACCGGCGCGCTGAATGAAGAGCAGAAGCAGTTGATGGAAAGCATTAAAGACGATAGCAACCGGCTTTTGAAAATTACCGGCGAGCTGCTCAACATGTCGCAGGTGGAAACAGGCAACATTCAGCTAAGCATTCAGCCCAGCAGTCCGTATGCCATTGTGCGTTATGCGCTGGACGCGGTGAAAATTCCATTGGAACAAAAGGAAATTGAGCTGGTGGTGCAAACGGATGAAAATTTGCCGGATGTGAAAGCCGATATGGAAAAAACGGCCTGGGTGCTCATCAACTTTCTTACCAATGCCATCCGTTATTCACAGCAGGAAGGCCGCTTGCAGCTCGAACTTAAAAACGGCCCGAACGGCATCAAATTCTCCGTTCGGGATGAAGGCAAGGGAATCGACAGCCGCTATCGGAATAAGATCTTTGACAGATATTTCCAGATTCCCGGCAGCTCCAAAACCGGCACCGGACTGGGACTTGCCATTAGTAAAGAATTCATAGAAGCACAGGGCGGAGTCATTGGTGTTGCCAGTGAAATTGGCATGGGAAGCACATTCTACTTTGAACTCGCCAAAGCGTAA
- a CDS encoding SusC/RagA family TonB-linked outer membrane protein: MKKPKPKPNMWFPKNRSLRYPLAMMLGMSLIQSPQSIALPLTKHATVDVTRLDRTVTGKVKDEKGEPLVGVTVTIKGNNAIGASTDHNGDFSMVIPESLISNATLVFSYIGYAAVEAPLGQQTVFDIALTSASNQLEQVVVVGYSAKKVKYLSSSVSTINNEKLRDVTSNELPNLLQGKAPGVVVSSASGDPTSAGRILIRGAGTISAGTSPLIVVDGNIGGNYNPVDVENITVLKDVAATGLYGSRAANGVIIVNTKTGKAGKTEISFANTMGFAQATTGNFRLMNSQQLYDFQSTFYPREASVLQTNTNWWDEAFRTGFVNNHTVSASGGSEKTTFYISANYYKEQGTQIENDKTGYNFRANLQSQLTRRLAAKVLFNGTFNKDNYANSNTLYDAYNNLPFDPAYDADGQPIDGRTYPGWLGRDRESFLHSVPYNYSKAQSLAVTTDVNLDYELTDKITLSSYNRINFGNGLSASFNDKRTKQGGANSGELYNGTSYSSRLLTSNRIRYSEDFGKHGLTLLGVAEAETTYSSSTSAAGKGLPPGRDVMSVATDILTNPTGLNEQVGFRKFLGQADYNYDNKYFLVGSFVNEFSSLFGKNNSTANFYQLGASWILSNEEFLKNNKTITFAKVRASNGTVGNADGISNFASLGLYTISSDASYSGLPGAAPSQKGNPDLTWEKIRSSNVGFDLSFFNRIDLVVDAYVKEASELLYRKPLAATTGYSYVWVNAGSIRNKGVEFSLTTTNIKAKGFNWETNLNMAFNRNKVLELSDGSTVFNSGARQPIAVGHNMDEYNLPIWAGVNPENGDPQWEKVVKDANGNVTKELTSTYNQAQTADSRQFTGKTAAPKFTGGLSNTLTYKNFTLSAFFNFVYGNWVYNESRVYFDNDGLYESYNQMVLAKGWSRWEKPGDVVTHPKPIVGGNKDSNQSSSRYLEDGSYIRLRNVRVGYSLPDNVLGKSGFSRVSVFISGDNLWTGTKFSGPDPEVTLTQVDLSSGLSSLRYPISKKYLIGINFSF; this comes from the coding sequence ATGAAAAAACCTAAGCCCAAACCAAACATGTGGTTCCCTAAAAACCGTTCGTTGCGCTATCCGCTTGCAATGATGTTAGGGATGTCCCTCATCCAATCTCCCCAGAGCATCGCGCTCCCATTGACGAAACACGCAACCGTTGACGTAACCCGCCTGGACAGGACCGTCACCGGTAAAGTGAAAGACGAAAAGGGAGAACCGCTCGTAGGAGTGACCGTTACCATTAAAGGCAATAATGCCATCGGTGCATCGACTGACCACAACGGGGATTTTTCGATGGTTATCCCCGAAAGCCTCATCAGCAATGCTACGCTGGTGTTCAGTTACATTGGTTACGCGGCGGTTGAAGCGCCATTAGGCCAGCAAACGGTGTTCGACATTGCCTTGACGTCCGCGTCCAATCAGCTGGAACAGGTTGTAGTCGTTGGGTATTCTGCCAAAAAGGTGAAATACCTGTCGAGTTCTGTCTCGACGATCAATAATGAAAAGCTGAGAGACGTTACATCCAATGAGCTTCCTAATCTGCTTCAAGGAAAAGCGCCGGGCGTTGTGGTTTCAAGCGCATCGGGCGATCCTACCAGCGCAGGACGTATACTAATCCGCGGTGCAGGGACCATTTCTGCGGGCACTTCGCCGCTCATTGTGGTAGACGGGAACATTGGCGGAAATTACAACCCTGTTGATGTGGAGAACATTACCGTATTAAAGGATGTTGCCGCAACCGGTTTGTATGGATCTCGTGCCGCGAACGGGGTTATTATTGTCAACACCAAAACGGGTAAAGCCGGAAAAACCGAAATCAGCTTTGCCAACACGATGGGCTTTGCGCAAGCTACGACCGGAAACTTCCGCTTGATGAATTCACAGCAGTTGTATGATTTCCAAAGCACGTTCTATCCGCGTGAAGCATCCGTTCTTCAAACCAACACAAATTGGTGGGATGAGGCTTTCAGGACGGGGTTTGTGAATAACCACACAGTTTCTGCCTCCGGAGGAAGTGAAAAAACCACTTTTTACATCTCTGCCAATTATTACAAGGAACAGGGAACGCAGATCGAAAATGATAAAACCGGCTATAATTTTCGTGCGAACCTGCAGTCCCAGCTAACCAGGAGGCTGGCTGCCAAAGTGTTATTTAATGGTACATTTAATAAGGACAATTATGCAAACAGTAATACTTTGTACGATGCCTACAACAACCTTCCGTTTGACCCGGCCTATGATGCAGATGGCCAGCCGATAGATGGCAGGACATACCCGGGCTGGCTGGGGCGTGACCGCGAAAGTTTCCTGCATTCTGTGCCGTACAATTATTCCAAAGCGCAAAGTCTGGCGGTGACCACCGACGTGAACCTGGATTACGAGCTAACTGATAAAATTACATTGTCGTCCTATAACAGGATCAATTTTGGAAATGGCCTGAGTGCGAGTTTTAATGACAAACGCACCAAGCAGGGCGGCGCCAACAGCGGTGAATTGTATAACGGAACGTCTTATTCCAGTCGTTTGCTGACATCGAACCGCATCCGTTATTCGGAGGATTTTGGTAAACATGGTCTGACGCTATTAGGTGTTGCCGAGGCTGAAACCACATATTCGAGCAGCACCAGCGCAGCGGGCAAGGGTTTACCTCCGGGCCGCGATGTAATGTCAGTGGCGACAGATATCCTTACCAATCCAACGGGACTTAACGAGCAGGTGGGTTTCCGTAAGTTTCTGGGACAGGCAGATTATAACTACGACAACAAATATTTCCTGGTAGGGTCATTTGTAAATGAATTTTCTTCCTTGTTTGGAAAAAACAATTCAACGGCCAACTTCTATCAGTTAGGCGCATCGTGGATTTTAAGCAATGAGGAATTTCTGAAAAACAACAAAACCATCACATTCGCCAAGGTCCGTGCAAGCAATGGTACAGTGGGTAATGCCGACGGGATCAGTAATTTCGCTTCACTAGGTCTATATACCATTTCTTCTGATGCATCTTACTCAGGACTTCCGGGCGCAGCTCCGTCTCAAAAAGGGAACCCGGATCTGACCTGGGAAAAAATCAGATCGTCCAACGTTGGTTTTGATCTGAGTTTCTTCAACCGCATTGACCTTGTTGTTGATGCTTACGTAAAAGAGGCCAGCGAGCTGTTGTATCGCAAGCCCCTCGCTGCCACAACGGGTTACAGCTATGTGTGGGTGAATGCAGGATCTATCCGCAATAAAGGGGTTGAATTCAGTCTGACAACCACCAACATCAAAGCCAAAGGCTTCAATTGGGAAACCAACCTGAACATGGCTTTCAACCGCAACAAAGTGCTTGAACTGAGTGATGGTTCCACCGTTTTCAACTCAGGCGCGCGCCAGCCGATCGCTGTTGGCCACAATATGGACGAATACAATTTGCCGATATGGGCAGGTGTAAATCCTGAAAATGGTGATCCGCAGTGGGAAAAAGTCGTGAAGGATGCAAATGGCAATGTTACCAAGGAGCTGACCAGCACTTACAACCAGGCACAAACCGCCGACTCGCGTCAGTTTACAGGAAAAACGGCTGCCCCCAAGTTCACTGGAGGTCTTTCGAACACATTGACTTACAAAAACTTCACCTTATCTGCTTTCTTCAACTTTGTATACGGAAACTGGGTGTATAACGAAAGTCGCGTTTATTTCGATAACGACGGTTTGTACGAAAGTTATAATCAAATGGTCCTTGCCAAAGGATGGAGCCGCTGGGAAAAGCCTGGCGACGTGGTTACGCACCCGAAACCGATCGTGGGAGGGAATAAGGATTCCAACCAGTCTTCGTCACGTTACCTGGAAGATGGCAGTTACATCCGTTTGAGAAATGTACGCGTGGGTTATTCGCTTCCTGACAATGTTTTGGGGAAAAGCGGTTTTTCAAGAGTATCCGTATTTATCAGCGGCGACAACCTTTGGACCGGCACCAAGTTCTCCGGCCCGGATCCGGAAGTAACCTTGACACAGGTTGATTTAAGCTCAGGATTATCCAGCCTAAGATATCCAATCAGCAAAAAATATCTTATCGGAATCAACTTTTCATTCTAA